The following is a genomic window from Microtus pennsylvanicus isolate mMicPen1 chromosome 3, mMicPen1.hap1, whole genome shotgun sequence.
AGGCCACAGGCCCTTCTGTCCACTCTTCCACCGTATCAGGACCAGGAGATGCTTGATTGGTGCTGATGTAGGATGAAGAGGGCTGTGTGGAGGTAGGACTATGGGGCAGAGCTGGTGATGTATGGCCCAAGGTATCCTCATCTTTGGAAACCTTGTTCCTATTAGACCACGGAGTGGGTGACTGGTCCTGCCTGTCTTCTCTCACTAGTAACTCATCAGGGTTTCCAGGGGCAACGGGTGTCACCATGCCATCAGCTGAAGCAGGGGGCCAGGGCAAGCTGGGGAGCCCAACTTCAGGGACTTCCATGGGAATATCTTCCTCGGATAAGAAATTGGCCAAGGGGTTCACAGGGGTCAGCTCTAAGAATACAGGTGGAGAATGGCTAGCCTGGCTGAGTGAAGGGCTAGGGGACCAAGCTCCCAGAACCCCCTCTTCCTTAACTCCAGGAGTCCCTGCAGTAGGCACTGGAGCATCTGAGGTGGGTTCAGTGGATCTGATGTAGGATGATGCTGTCCAACCCTCTGCATCAACTGGGTCTGGATGGGGTTCTTCAAAGGATCCATAAGACAGGTCTTCGTGGAAGTTAATAAAATTGTAGTCGTAATAGAAGTCATCCACGAACACAGGCCCGGGCGGATCCAGTTCCAGGTCCTCCTCATCAATAGCATTGCTGATGCTCACTGGCTTGGGTGAGGATGCCGGTGAAGGGCGTGGGGCCGGCCGGTGTGGGATGAAGTCAACCTCATTGAAGAGCTCAGGGCTGGAGGAGCCACTGCCGGAGCCATCTGTGCCCGTCATGTACATGGGGCGTGGGCAGGGAGGCAGAAGACAGGTGACCTCAGTCACCGGTCGCTCAgcttcatggcagggaacatagGTATCATTGATGCAGAGGACACTCCGCTGCCGAATGCCAGCTCCGCAGGTCACAGAGCACTGCAAAAGAGGATGGGGCTTCTGGGAAAACCCGGGGCATGGTGGCAGAACCTGTCTACTGATGGTATCATAGTGACAGAGGTCTCAGCCAGCCCTTTGTGGCCATGCTTTTAAGGTTCAAGATGATAGTCAACATGCCAGGGAATTCCTGGTCCCCACGGCTTTGTAAACGGTGTTGTCCCGGGAAAGCTCCAGGCTCCCTCCCACCCCAGGTAACAAGCAGAAAGGATTCTGTACAGGTTTTCTGAGGTAATGGTGGTACCAGACCAGGGTTCCCTTTCCTCCGTACGCTTACCTGAGACCAGTTGCCCACACCCCAGGTGGAAGGACAGGGTACATGATGGTTGCATGGGGTTTCTGCCAAGGGACGAGGAAGATGCGCACAGGCCAGTGGTTCCAGGGCTCGCTGCTCATCCAGCCCTACACTGCGTATGCAGAGCACGGTCCGGCGAGAGAGACCTCCAAGTCCGCAGGATCTGGAACACAGCTGCCACTCCCCTGcccaccacctggcaaggagcaCACAGTGATGATAGTGTGATATTAGCCCCTATCATGAGCAAAGGTGGCCACAGCATGGCTTCAGGCCATCGGGGTGCAGACAGGGCTGAATGGAGAATAATCCCCAAGAGCCAAACCCCAAGTTGGTGCTCCACCCCTGAAACCCAGTAGCGGAGCCCTCTTCACTACCACCACCGTCACCCCCAGGGACCTGGACAAGATAACCCGTGACACAAAGAGGAGTGACCAAGAACATCTAGGCTGGCACTGGCTGCCCAAGGACACTCAAGGGTCAAGCCAGGTCCATGGATTGATGCCTCTGACTTGGGGAGAAGAGGCCACAAGCTACTTGCTCTCTTCCCCAGCGGTACCAGGGTCCCGATGCAGAGGAAAGAGCAGGACGCCTAGGAATTAGAAGTCTGGTGGAGGACAGCATGCTTACCTGGCAGGACAGGGCTCCTCACTGCATTTCCTCTGGCGGTCATCGGGCCGATTGAGATGTTCGCAGTGTTCCTCATCCACAAGTCCCGCCTGCCTCTCCATGCAATACAAGCTCTGTCTCTGCACACCTGGAAGCCATGGCGATTCAGCCTGGGCCTGGCACCAGGGTATCCCAAAGGACGTAAACACACCCTCTCTGTCCAGACCCTCACAGAACAGGGTTCTGCTGCCTCTGTCGGGGTGAAGACAGGCCTCCTTGACCTCAGTGCCCTCCCAGGCTTCCCTCCATGACACCCTACACTTGGAGGCAATAAAGGGGACAGCGGGGCTAGGTGGCCCACACCACTGCTTCTTGGCTTAAGACTTTCAGCTCTATAAACTGGAAATAAATAACAAGACCCACTTCAAAGCCCTGGGGTGAGTGTTACATGTGATCACACATAAGCTTGAAGGGTTCATCAGGTGTGAGTCTCACCTGTGCCACAAGTGACGGTGCACTTGCTCCAGGGCCCGTAGTGCCAAGAGAACTCAGGTAACTGGACTTCATCATGGCTGTCCCTGTGGATGGTATACTTGTAGTGTACCCCAGGATTGCTCTCTTGGAACAGCAGCTGGAACAATCAATTGGGGGGGTGTTTATGAGCCCAGGGGCCCTTCCTCATCTGCCCAGCACCTGCACCTAGGGTCGTCCCCAGCCACCTCTGTAAACTGAGCTGTATTGGAGACCTACTCtagagatgggaaaactgagacaGAGGTTCAGAGACCCCATCAGCTGAGCCCAACCCAGAACCATAGCCTATGACAGCCCTAAGGTTTCCCCGTATATCCTACCTGGCGGACCACCCCGTTTTAGTCCTCCCATCCTGGCCTTGAGAGGCAGGTACCTGGATCCAAACAGGCTCACTGGTGGGGCCAGGGGACGTGAGGTTCTCCCAGTTGCCTGTGCGCGCATAGGTGAAGGTAGTGCCCGCCACCTGATAGTCCCCATTCCATTGGATGGTCCAGCCACCATTGAGGAAGTACTTATCTGGGTCCTCACTCCGCAGGGCCAGGAAGTTGGCAGCCTCAGCTACCTCCTCAATGAGGATCTCTCGGGCTCCGGCTGGGATCAGCCCTATATCCACGTACCCTGTTGGCAAGGGTTGGACAGCGTTTGGGTTCCGGGACAAGCAGTCAGTTGTTACCTCCCCCGCGACCCCCGCCACCTTCTTGCTTCCTTTTGTCTATGCTGATGAAGCCAAAGACCCTATCATCAGCTCGGGATTCTAAGTCCCCACACAGGGCAGGTATTACATCTACTCTGAGTCACCGAGGCCTCAGAAAGGGTCCACAGATCTTTCCCCGCTGACCCATGGCCCAGCGTCACTCTCCTGGAAGACTGAACTAGTCTTTTTCACAGCCTTGTCTATAATCTCTCCCATCATGGAAAGCCAAAATGCTTGggcccttctccttttctccagtCAACCTGACTTCTCTTTTGTAGTTATGGAACACTACGCTTGGGTCTACGCAGCACTACCCCATGCTGTAGCAGGCAATGTTgccattcccattttacagaggggGAGATGAAGCACTGAGGGAAAGAAATGCAAGCTGTGGAGCCCAGCGTCATAGCCTCACAGTCCACAGGCTCTAGCTGGGGTTCTCCTCACCCAGCCTCCTGAATCCATCATCATCCACCTCCTATGGGTGTTTCCTTCTCTCCCTGAAGTACACAGCCTACTGCTTTCATCACAGCGAAGATTCTGTCACCCCGTGAGCTCTTCCCCGAGGTGTCCCCCACAGTTGAGCACACGGTTGGTACTAAAGCCCTATGTAACTAAGACCCCAAAGTTGAGGCACAGCCCTGGGAAGGTCTCTGAAGGGTCAGAAGACAGCAGCTCTCTGAAGAGATGACAGATCACCCAGTCCTTAGAATAGAAGGACCCACTAGGACAGGTCTCacttgggacagggtctcactgactTCCGGGAGGATCCTGGCCAGACAAGGAGACCGCCACCAGTCACGTCTAGTCTAGGCAGAGACTAAGATGGCAGGCACACATCCGCAGTCCAGCAGTCCCAACCGTACCCAGGCCCTCAGCCTCCTCGAAGGTTCTGCTCACGGTGTGGCAAGTGGAGCCATTGCCCTGGCATACACCACAGTGGTCCTCCACAGCGCCAGAGTCGATCTCAAAGTCGCAGCCCACGTTCTGTAACAGAGAGGAGAGGCCCTTTGTGCCGGCTGCCAGCCTCCTCTGGGTATCCACCAGGGTTCAGTAGGGAGGCCCTAGGTGGAGGTTAAGAGCCGTTGACTGGGGTCCAGTCTCATCATAGCCAGTGTCCCTGTCACACATGAGCTACTCTTCCCCTGATGAAGAAGGGACATCAGTCCATGCCTTACAAGAGTGTTGAGAGCATCACATGACACAAAAGGCTTTCATAGAAGGCTTCAGATAAGCATGGCTCCTAGCACATGGTGGAATTTTCCAGAAATAGGATTCAGTTTCAAAGACACTGGATTAGCACCTCTTTCCTAGGCCTCCTCTAAATCCATGCCTTTAACACAGTAGCTTGAAAGGTGAGAAGCAGGGTAAGGAAGGTGCTGGGGCCCTGGGcatagaagagcagccagtactagAAACCAGAAGAGCTATTGCCAAACAGCACTTTCTGCAGGCCCAGAGCCTGGCACACCACCAGTACCACCTTGTCAGCTCCTTCCTATCAGAGAGGAGGCGGGGGCCTACACTCGTCCAAGCTCTGGTTTCATGGCTGGGGTTGTATAGGCAGGAGGGCTGGGATGAGCAATAGGCAGTTGGTGGAGACAAAGTAATACGATGGTAGTGGCTGAGAATCTAGAGCCAACTGTGGGATGTCCAATGCCAGAGACAGCGGGGCACAGAGGCTTTGTCTTAGAGTCAGTGGACAGGGGCCTGCAGCCTGGAGGAAGCCAGGAAAGACCTAGAGGTGGATCCCTTGCCCGCCAGTGAGTCTAGGAGAGTCTCTTGCTATCCTACGCACCTTGCAGATGCCGTTGATGCAGATGTCACGACTGACCCGGCCTTGGTAGCAAGGGGTGCCATCCACCACGGCATCCCTCAGCTTCTCTGTACTGGAGTGTTTGGAGGGCCGGCAGTGCAGCTCACAGGGGTTCTCTAAGGGGACAAGCAGAGGACTCGTGGAGCAAAAGCAAAAGAGCAGGCACTACAGAGGCCATCAGGAAAATTCCCTTCATCCTCCAT
Proteins encoded in this region:
- the Adamts7 gene encoding A disintegrin and metalloproteinase with thrombospondin motifs 7 isoform X2; amino-acid sequence: MGLTQSSVRTWITSATHCGALWGPPVTPSWMQPWMARDVGRTRPKHRGKYCVGERKRFRLCNLPACPAGRPSFRHTQCSQFDAMLYKGQLHTWVPVVNDENPCELHCRPSKHSSTEKLRDAVVDGTPCYQGRVSRDICINGICKNVGCDFEIDSGAVEDHCGVCQGNGSTCHTVSRTFEEAEGLGYVDIGLIPAGAREILIEEVAEAANFLALRSEDPDKYFLNGGWTIQWNGDYQVAGTTFTYARTGNWENLTSPGPTSEPVWIQLLFQESNPGVHYKYTIHRDSHDEVQLPEFSWHYGPWSKCTVTCGTGVQRQSLYCMERQAGLVDEEHCEHLNRPDDRQRKCSEEPCPARWWAGEWQLCSRSCGLGGLSRRTVLCIRSVGLDEQRALEPLACAHLPRPLAETPCNHHVPCPSTWGVGNWSQCSVTCGAGIRQRSVLCINDTYVPCHEAERPVTEVTCLLPPCPRPMYMTGTDGSGSGSSSPELFNEVDFIPHRPAPRPSPASSPKPVSISNAIDEEDLELDPPGPVFVDDFYYDYNFINFHEDLSYGSFEEPHPDPVDAEGWTASSYIRSTEPTSDAPVPTAGTPGVKEEGVLGAWSPSPSLSQASHSPPVFLELTPVNPLANFLSEEDIPMEVPEVGLPSLPWPPASADGMVTPVAPGNPDELLVREDRQDQSPTPWSNRNKVSKDEDTLGHTSPALPHSPTSTQPSSSYISTNQASPGPDTVEEWTEGPVAWDPMTEGDLKPVHGEQWPTVEVAPPLLPSLATVPSIWDRDSPMEPGTPTFSAPELGSQNSKTLALPGTSLWTAPTDLSSPGPGQPQPPNPEGTPSSVLLPRPVQETYTNSSKDPEVWPLQPSPVEDVFPTDPLPAKNATWQVGNWSQCSTTCGLGATWRLVRCSSGRDEDCLPSSRPQPARHCHLRPCAAWRTGNWSKCSRNCGGGSSTRDVQCVDTRDLRPLRPFHCQPGPTKPPTRQLCGTQPCLSWYTSSWRECSEACGGGEQQRLVTCPEPGLCEESLRPNSTRPCNTHPCTQWVVGPWGQCSAPCGGGVQRRLVKCVNTQTGLAEEDNDQCGHEAWPESSRPCATEDCELVEPPRCERDRLSFSFCETLRLLGRCQLPTIRAQCCRSCPPLSRGVPSGGHQRVARR